A genome region from Macaca nemestrina isolate mMacNem1 chromosome 20, mMacNem.hap1, whole genome shotgun sequence includes the following:
- the LOC105463855 gene encoding ly6/PLAUR domain-containing protein 3, protein MDPARKAGAQAVIWNAGWLLLLLLLCRGAQALECYSCVQKADDGCSPHKMKTVKCAPGVDVCTEAVGAVETIHGQFSMAVRGCGSGLPGKNDRGLDLHGLLAFIQLQQCAQDRCNAKLNLSSRALDPAGNESAYPPNGVECYSCVGLSREACQGTSPPVVSCYNASDHVYNGCFDGNVTLTAANVTVSLPVRGCVQDEFCTRDGVTGPGFTLSGSCCQGSRCNSDLRNKTYFSPRIPPLVRLPPPEPTTVASTISVASTTSVTTSTSAPVRPTSTTKPMPAPTSQTSRQGAEHEASQDEEPRLTGGAAGHQDRSNSGQYPAKGGPQQPHNRGGVAPTAGLAALLLAVAAGVLL, encoded by the exons ATGGACCCCGCCAGGAAAGCAGGTGCCCAGGCCGTGATCTGGAACGCAggctggctgctgctgctgctgctgctttgcaGAG GAGCGCAGGCCCTGGAGTGCTACAGCTGCGTGCAAAAAGCAGATGACGGATGCTCCCCACACAAGATGAAGACGGTGAAGTGCGCGCCGGGCGTGGACGTCTGCACCGAGGCAGTCGGGGCGGTGGAGACCA TCCACGGACAATTCTCGATGGCAGTGCGGGGTTGCGGTTCGGGACTCCCCGGCAAGAATGACCGCGGCCTGGATCTTCACGGGCTTCTGGCGTTCATCCAGCTGCAGCAATGCGCTCAGGACCGCTGCAACGCCAAGCTCAACCTCTCCTCGCGGGCGCTCGACCCGGCAG GTAATGAGAGTGCATACCCGCCCAACGGCGTGGAGTGCTACAGCTGTGTGGGCCTGAGCCGCGAGGCGTGCCAGGGTACATCGCCGCCGGTCGTCAGCTGCTACAACGCCAGCGATCATGTCTACAATGGCTGCTTCGACGGCAACGTGACCTTGACGGCAG CTAATGTGACTGTGTCCTTGCCCGTCCGGGGCTGTGTCCAGGATGAATTCTGCACTCGGGATGGAGTAACAGGCCCAGGGTTCACGCTCAGTGGCTCCTGTTGCCAGGGGTCCCGCTGTAACTCTGACCTCCGCAACAAGACCTACTTCTCCCCTCGAATCCCACCCCTTGTCCGGCTGCCCCCTCCAGAGCCCACGACTGTGGCCTCAACCATATCTGTGGCCTCAACCACGTCTGTCACCACCTCTACCTCGGCCCCAGTGAGACCCACATCCACCACCAAACCCATGCCAGCCCCAACCAGTCAGACTTCGAGACAGGGAGCAGAACACGAGGCCTCCCAGGATGAGGAGCCCAGGTTGACTGGAGGCGCCGCTGGCCACCAGGACCGCAGCAATTCGGGGCAGTATCCTGCAAAAGGGGGGCCCCAGCAGCCCCATAATAGAGGCGGTGTGGCTCCCACGGCTGGATTGGCAGCTCTTCTGTTGGCCGTGGCTGCTGGTGTCCTGCTGTGA